A genome region from Trichosurus vulpecula isolate mTriVul1 chromosome 5, mTriVul1.pri, whole genome shotgun sequence includes the following:
- the NABP2 gene encoding SOSS complex subunit B1 isoform X3 produces MTTETFVKDIKPGLKNLNLIFIVLETGRVTKTKDGHEVRTCKVADKTGSINISVWDDVGNLIQPGDIIRLTKGYASVFKGCLTLYTGRGGDLQKIGEFCMVYSEVPNFSEPNPEYSAQQLPNKTVQNDSTSATSQAPSGPSGVSPASESQNGNGLTTPPGPGSGPHAPHAPPHPISTRITRSQPSHTPAGPPGPSSNPVSNGKETRRSSKR; encoded by the exons ATGACGACGGAGACCTTTGTGAAAGATATCAAGCCAGGACTTAAGAATCTGAATCTTATCTTCATCGTGCTAGAGACAG GCCGAGTCACCAAGACGAAAGATGGACATGAGGTGAGGACCTGCAAAGTAGCAGATAAGACAGGTAGCATCAATATATCTGTTTGGGATGATGTTGGCAACCTGATCCAGCCTGGGGACATTATTCGACTCACCAAGGG GTACGCTTCAGTATTTAAAGGCTGTCTGACGCTGTACACTGGCCGTGGGGGTGATCTGCAGAAGATTGGAGA ATTCTGTATGGTTTATTCTGAGGTCCCCAACTTCAGTGAGCCAAACCCCGAGTACAGTGCCCAGCAGCTCCCCAACAAAACG GTACAGAATGACAGTACCTCTGCCACTTCCCAGGCCCCTTCTGGCCCTTCTGGTGTCTCTCCAG CCTCTGAGAGTCAAAATGGGAACGGCCTAACCACCCCCCCTGGCCCAGGCAGTGGCCCCCATGCACCCCACGCCCCCCCTCACCCTATCAGCACCCGAATTACTCGAAGTCAGCCTAGCCACACACCTGCTGGCCCTCCAGGCCCCTCCTCCAACCCTGTCAGCAACGGCAAAGAGACCCGGAGGAGCAGCAAGAGATAG
- the ANKRD52 gene encoding serine/threonine-protein phosphatase 6 regulatory ankyrin repeat subunit C isoform X2, producing the protein MVNLLLNKGASLNVCDKKERQPLHWAAFLGHLEVLKLLVARGADPSCKDRKGYGLLHTAAANGQIDVVKHLLRLGAEIDEPNAYGNTALHIACYLGQDAVANELVNAGANVNQPNDKGFTPLHVAAVSTNGALCLELLVNNGADVNFQSKEGKSPLHMAAIHGRFTRSQILIQNGSEIDCADKYGNTPLHVAARYGHELLISTLMTNGADTARRGIHDMFPLHLAVLFGFSDCCRKLLSSGQLYSIVSSLSNEHVLSAGFDINTPDNLGRTCLHAAASGGNVECLNLLLSSGADLRRRDKFGRTPLHYAAANGSYQCAVTLVTAGAGINEADCKGCSPLHYAAASDTYRRAEPHTAASHDPEEDEPLKASRRKEAFFCLEFLLDNGADPSLRDRQGYTAVHYAAAYGNRQNLELLLEMSFNCLEDVENTIPVSPLHLAAYNGHCEALKTLAETLVNLDVRDHKGRTALFLATERGSTECVEVLTAHGASALVKERKRKWTPLHAAAASGHTDSLHLLIDSGERADITDVMDAHGQTPLMLAIMNGHVDCVHLLLEKGSTADAADRRGRTALHRGAVTGCEDCLAALLDHDAFVLCRDFKGRTPIHLASACGHTAVLRTLLQAALSTDPLDAVVDYSGYSPMHWASYTGHEDCLELLLEHSPFSYLEGNPFTPLHCAVINNQDSTTEMLLGALGAKIVNSRDAKGRTPLHAAAFADNVSGLQMLLRHQAEVDAVDQAGRTALMTAAENGQTAAVEFLLYQAKADLTVLDGNKNTALHLACSKGHEKCALLILAETQDLGLINATNSALQMPLHIAARNGLASVVQALLSRGATVLAVDEEGHTPALACAPNKDVADCLALILSTMKPFPPKDAVSPFSFSLLKNCGIAAAKTVGGCGALPHGASCPYSQERHGAIGLDGCYSE; encoded by the exons ATGGTGAACCTGCTTCTGAATAAGGGGGCCAGTCTTAATGTCTGTGACAAAAAGGAGCGGCAGCCACTACACTGGGCAGCCTTTTTAG GGCATTTGGAGGTCCTGAAGCTGTTGGTGGCCCGGGGTGCAGATCCTAGTTGCAAGGACCGGAAGGGCTATGGGCTGCTCCACACAGCTGCTGCCAATGGCCAGATTGATGTGGTCAAGCACCTGCTACGGCTAGGGGCTGAG ATCGATGAGCCCAATGCCTATGGGAACACAGCTCTGCATATCGCCTGCTACCTGGGCCAGGATGCTGTGGCCAACGAGCTGGTGAATGCAGGCGCTAATGTCAATCAGCCCAATGACAAGGGATTTACTCCATTACATGTGGCTGCAGTCTCCACTAATGGTGCACTCTGCTTGGAACTATTGGTCAATAACGGGGCAGATGTCAATTTCCAG AGCAAAGAGGGAAAGAGTCCCCTGCATATGGCTGCCATCCATGGGCGTTTCACCCGATCTCAGATCCTTATCCAGAATG GGAGTGAGATTGACTGTGCTGACAAATATGGGAATACACCATTGCACGTGGCTGCCCGCTATGGACATGAGCTGCTGATCAGCACCCTTATGACCAATGGTGCTGATACCGCCCG GCGAGGCATCCATGACATGTTCCCTCTGCACTTAGCTGTTCTCTTTGGATTCTCAGACTGTTGTCGTAAGCTTCTCTCCTCAG GTCAGCTGTACAGCATTGTGTCTTCACTCAGTAATGAACATGTTCTCTCTGCTGGTTTTGACATCAACACACCTGATAACCTTGGCCGAACCTGTCTCcatgctgctgcttctggagg GAATGTTGAATGTCTTAATTTGCTGTTGAGCAGTGGAGCTGACTTGAGAAGGAGAGACAAGTTTGGAAG GACCCCATTGCACTATGCAGCCGCCAACGGCAGTTACCAGTGTGCAGTGACGCTGGTGACTGCTGGAGCAGGCATCAATGAGGCTGACTGTAAAGGCTGCTCCCCTCTGCACTATGCTGCCGCTTCCGACACCTACCGGAG AGCGGAGCCGCATACAGCCGCCAGCCATGACCCCGAAGAGGATGAGCCACTGAAGGCATCCCGGAGGAAGGAGGCCTTCTT CTGTCTGGAGTTTTTACTGGATAACGGTGCAGACCCCTCCCTGCGGGACAGGCAGGGTTACACAGCCGTGCACTATGCAGCTGCCTATGGCAACAGACAGAACCTTGAGCTG CTCCTAGAAATGTCTTTTAACTGCCTGGAAGATGTGGAGAACACCATTCCAGTCAGCCCTTTGCACTTAGCT GCCTATAATGGTCACTGTGAAGCACTGAAGACACTGGCAGAGACGCTGGTGAACCTGGACGTGAGGGACCACAAAGGCCGGACTGCACTGTTCCTGGCCACAGAACGGGGCTCTACCGAGTGTGTGGAGGTGCTCACAGCCCACGGAGCCTCCGCCCTGGTCAAGGAGCGCAAGCGGAAGTGGACACCCCTCCATGCTGCTG ctGCTTCTGGTCACACAGACTCCCTGCACCTGCTGATTGACAGTGGAGAGCGAGCTGATATCACTGATGTCATGGATGCCCACGGACA GACCCCACTAATGTTGGCCATCATGAATGGCCATGTAGATTGTGTGCATCTCCTGCTAGAAAAAGGATCAACAGCGGATGCAGCTGATCGTCGGGGTCGAACTGCCTTGCACCGTGGG GCGGTGACTGGCTGTGAGGACTGCCTGGCTGCCCTTCTGGACCATGACGCCTTTGTACTATGCCGAGATTTTAAGGGCAGGACACCTATCCATCTGGCCTCAGCCTGTGGCCACACAGCTGTCTTGAGGACCTTGTTACAGGCTGCCCTCTCCACAGATCCCTTGGATGCAGTAGTGGACTACAGTGGCTACTCTCCCATGCACTGGGCCTCCTACACTG GACATGAAGATTGTCTGGAGTTGTTACTTGAACACAGCCCGTTCTCATACCTTGAAGGAAACCCCTTCACTCCTTTGCACTGTGCAGT aaTTAACAACCAGGACAGCACCACAGAGATGCTTCTGGGAGCACTGGGTGCCAAGATTGTGAATAGCCGAGATGCCAAAGGACG GACCCCCCTTCATGCTGCTGCCTTCGCAGACAATGTCTCTGGGCTCCAGATGCTGCTGAGGCACCAAGCTGAGGTGGATGCCGTTGATCAGGCTGGCAGAACGGCTCTCATGACAGCAGCTGAGAATGGGCAAACTGCTGCTGTCG AGTTTCTGTTATATCAAGCAAAAGCGGACCTTACTGTGCTGGATGGGAATAAGAACACTGCCCTGCACTTGGCATGCAGCAAG GGCCACGAGAAATGTGCCCTGTTAATCCTGGCGGAAACTCAAGACCTTGGCCTTATCAATGCCACCAACAGTGCGCTGCAGAT gccaCTCCACATCGCTGCCCGGAATGGCCTGGCTTCTGTGGTGCAGGCGCTCCTCAGTCGTGGGGCCACAGTGCTGGCTGTAGATGAAGAAG GTCACACTCCAGCCCTGGCCTGTGCGCCCAACAAAGATGTGGCGGACTGTCTGGCCTTGATCCTCTccaccatgaagcctttcccacccAAGGACGCCGTCAGCCCCTTCAGCTTCAGCCTGCTCAAGAACTGTGGCATCGCCGCTGCCAAGACAGTGGGTGGCTGTGGTGCCCTGCCCCACGGGGCCTCCTGCCCCTACAGCCAGGAGCGGCACGGCGCAATCGGCTTAGACGGCTGCTACTCAGAGTAG
- the NABP2 gene encoding SOSS complex subunit B1 isoform X2: MGFPRTGSGGLGSMTTETFVKDIKPGLKNLNLIFIVLETGRVTKTKDGHEVRTCKVADKTGSINISVWDDVGNLIQPGDIIRLTKGYASVFKGCLTLYTGRGGDLQKIGEFCMVYSEVPNFSEPNPEYSAQQLPNKTVQNDSTSATSQAPSGPSGVSPASESQNGNGLTTPPGPGSGPHAPHAPPHPISTRITRSQPSHTPAGPPGPSSNPVSNGKETRRSSKR, from the exons GGAGTGGAGGCCTGGGCAGCATGACGACGGAGACCTTTGTGAAAGATATCAAGCCAGGACTTAAGAATCTGAATCTTATCTTCATCGTGCTAGAGACAG GCCGAGTCACCAAGACGAAAGATGGACATGAGGTGAGGACCTGCAAAGTAGCAGATAAGACAGGTAGCATCAATATATCTGTTTGGGATGATGTTGGCAACCTGATCCAGCCTGGGGACATTATTCGACTCACCAAGGG GTACGCTTCAGTATTTAAAGGCTGTCTGACGCTGTACACTGGCCGTGGGGGTGATCTGCAGAAGATTGGAGA ATTCTGTATGGTTTATTCTGAGGTCCCCAACTTCAGTGAGCCAAACCCCGAGTACAGTGCCCAGCAGCTCCCCAACAAAACG GTACAGAATGACAGTACCTCTGCCACTTCCCAGGCCCCTTCTGGCCCTTCTGGTGTCTCTCCAG CCTCTGAGAGTCAAAATGGGAACGGCCTAACCACCCCCCCTGGCCCAGGCAGTGGCCCCCATGCACCCCACGCCCCCCCTCACCCTATCAGCACCCGAATTACTCGAAGTCAGCCTAGCCACACACCTGCTGGCCCTCCAGGCCCCTCCTCCAACCCTGTCAGCAACGGCAAAGAGACCCGGAGGAGCAGCAAGAGATAG
- the SLC39A5 gene encoding zinc transporter ZIP5, with protein MGPLLAGLCLWVALGLVRGFDPSTGPAAPLGPAEQEQGHYLAQLFGLYGENGTLSASGLARLLHSLGLGRVQGLRLGHSGPTGGRAGPPPGDNSTHRPLDPGLSVDVWAGLPLGSSEWRDPEKPGGSHLPQGPPSPGLGLFHRLLLLDHSLSDHLNEDCLNGSQLLVNFGLSPATPLTPRQFALLCPALLYQIDSRVCIQTPDPAPQGDLLSALAHSALAVLVLSALAPFSILLLRLLGSWLLHPLLGFLGALAVGTLCGDALLHLLPHAQGGPHGGDLGPGLAVLGGLFLLFVLENLLGIFRRGGPRLRCRKQTRRDPGIQDLENGRGTTLQPLREGPDTVTEGSQELGGQHSPAPIPIRHQGHGHGHGHPSSGNTQVTWMVLLGDGLHNFTDGLAIGVAFSDGFSSGISTTLAVLCHELPHELGDFAMLLQAGLPYKRLLLLSLVSGALGLGGAALGVSLSQGPAPFTPWAFGITAGVFLYVSLVDMLPTLLHPPDPLPTSHILLQGLGLLLGGCLMLTIALFEEQLLPLPLDG; from the exons ATGGGGCCCCTGTTGGCTGGACTGTGTCTTTGGGTGGCTCTAGGGTTGGTGAGGGGTTTTGACCCTTCCACAGGTCCTGCAGCTCCCCTGGGTCCCGCTGAACAGGAACAGGGACACTATCTGGCACAGCTGTTTGGCTTATATGGAGAGAATGGAACCCTGAGTGCCAGTGGTCTTGCCAGGCTCCTTCATAGCCTAGGCTTAGGTCGAGTTCAGGGACTTCGACTGGGCCACTCGGGCCCCACAGGGGGTAGGGCTGGGCCCCCCCCTGGGGACAATTCCACACACAG accattgGACCCTGGGCTGAGTGTGGATGTCTGGGCAGGTCTGCCCCTGGGATCCTCAGAGTGGAGGGATCCAGAGAAGCCAGGGGGCTCCCACTTGCCCCAGGGGCCACCATCCCCTGGCCTTGGCCTCTTTCacaggctgctgctgctggacCACTCACTATCTGACCATCTTAATGAGGAT TGTCTAAATGGCTCCCAGCTTCTCGTCAATTTTGGCTTAAGCCCAGCTACTCCACTGACCCCCCGTCAGTTTGCCCTTCTGTGCCCAGCCCTGCTCTACCAGATTGACAGTCGGGTCTGCATCCAAACCCCAGATCCTGCCCCGCAAGGGGACTTACTGTCAG ccctggCCCATAGTGCTCTGGCTGTCCTGGTGCTCAGCGCTCTGGCTCCCTTCTCCATACTACTGTTACGACTCCTGGGCTCCTGGCTGCTGCATCCCCTGCTGGGCTTCTTGGGGGCATTGGCTGTGGGCACACTTTGTGGAGATGCTCTGCTGCACCTGCTGCCACAC GCTCAGGGCGGACCTCATGGGGGGGACCTAGGCCCTGGATTGGCTGTGCTGGGaggcctcttcctcctctttgtctTGGAGAATCTACTTGGGATTTTTCGGCGTGGTGGGCCAAGATTG AGATGCCGTAAGCAAACAAGAAGAGATCCTGGAATTCAGGACCTAGAAAACGGCAGGGGAACAACTCTTCAGCCCCTGAGGGAAGGCCCAG ATACTGTGACTGAAGGATCACAGGAGCTGGGTGGTCAACATTCCCCAGCCCCAATCCCAATAAGACATCAAGGCCACGGACATGGCCATGGGCACCCAAGCAGTGGGAACACTCAAGTCACATGGATGGTCCTGCTGGGAGATGGTCTTCACAATTTCACTGATGGACTTGCCATTG GGGTTGCCTTCTCTGATGGTTTTTCTAGTGGTATCAGCACTACCCTGGCTGTCCTCTGCCATGAACTTCCTCATGAATTGG GTGATTTTGCCATGCTACTCCAGGCTGGACTACCCTACAAAAGGCTTTTGCTGTTAAGCTTGGTGTCAGGGGCCCTGGGGCTGGGTGGTGCAGCCCTAGGAGTAAGTCTCAGCCAGGGCCCTGCCCCATTCACTCCCTGGGCTTTTGGGATCACTGCTGGGGTCTTCCTTTATGTCTCGCTTGTGGATATG ctacCTACCCTGCTTCATCCCCCAGACCCCCTGCCTACATCCCACATCCTACTGCAGGGGCTGGGACTACTGCTGGGGGGATGTCTCATGCTGACTATTGCCCTGTTTGAGGAGCAGCTGCTTCCCCTGCCCTTAGATGGCTGA
- the NABP2 gene encoding SOSS complex subunit B1 isoform X1 translates to MSATLRSIGLHPAEARTLAPPGGSGGLGSMTTETFVKDIKPGLKNLNLIFIVLETGRVTKTKDGHEVRTCKVADKTGSINISVWDDVGNLIQPGDIIRLTKGYASVFKGCLTLYTGRGGDLQKIGEFCMVYSEVPNFSEPNPEYSAQQLPNKTVQNDSTSATSQAPSGPSGVSPASESQNGNGLTTPPGPGSGPHAPHAPPHPISTRITRSQPSHTPAGPPGPSSNPVSNGKETRRSSKR, encoded by the exons ATGTCCGCGACTCTACGTTCCATTGGGCTGCATCCGGCAGAAGCCAGGACCCTGGCTCCCCCTGGGG GGAGTGGAGGCCTGGGCAGCATGACGACGGAGACCTTTGTGAAAGATATCAAGCCAGGACTTAAGAATCTGAATCTTATCTTCATCGTGCTAGAGACAG GCCGAGTCACCAAGACGAAAGATGGACATGAGGTGAGGACCTGCAAAGTAGCAGATAAGACAGGTAGCATCAATATATCTGTTTGGGATGATGTTGGCAACCTGATCCAGCCTGGGGACATTATTCGACTCACCAAGGG GTACGCTTCAGTATTTAAAGGCTGTCTGACGCTGTACACTGGCCGTGGGGGTGATCTGCAGAAGATTGGAGA ATTCTGTATGGTTTATTCTGAGGTCCCCAACTTCAGTGAGCCAAACCCCGAGTACAGTGCCCAGCAGCTCCCCAACAAAACG GTACAGAATGACAGTACCTCTGCCACTTCCCAGGCCCCTTCTGGCCCTTCTGGTGTCTCTCCAG CCTCTGAGAGTCAAAATGGGAACGGCCTAACCACCCCCCCTGGCCCAGGCAGTGGCCCCCATGCACCCCACGCCCCCCCTCACCCTATCAGCACCCGAATTACTCGAAGTCAGCCTAGCCACACACCTGCTGGCCCTCCAGGCCCCTCCTCCAACCCTGTCAGCAACGGCAAAGAGACCCGGAGGAGCAGCAAGAGATAG
- the ANKRD52 gene encoding serine/threonine-protein phosphatase 6 regulatory ankyrin repeat subunit C isoform X1, with translation MGILSITDQPPLVQAIFSRDVEEVRSLLSQKENINVLDQERRTPLHAAAYVGDVPILQLLLLSGANVNAKDTLWLTPLHRAAASRNEKVLGLLLAHSADVNARDKLWQTPLHVAAANRATKCAEALAPLLSSLNVADRSGRSALHHAVHSGHLEMVNLLLNKGASLNVCDKKERQPLHWAAFLGHLEVLKLLVARGADPSCKDRKGYGLLHTAAANGQIDVVKHLLRLGAEIDEPNAYGNTALHIACYLGQDAVANELVNAGANVNQPNDKGFTPLHVAAVSTNGALCLELLVNNGADVNFQSKEGKSPLHMAAIHGRFTRSQILIQNGSEIDCADKYGNTPLHVAARYGHELLISTLMTNGADTARRGIHDMFPLHLAVLFGFSDCCRKLLSSGQLYSIVSSLSNEHVLSAGFDINTPDNLGRTCLHAAASGGNVECLNLLLSSGADLRRRDKFGRTPLHYAAANGSYQCAVTLVTAGAGINEADCKGCSPLHYAAASDTYRRAEPHTAASHDPEEDEPLKASRRKEAFFCLEFLLDNGADPSLRDRQGYTAVHYAAAYGNRQNLELLLEMSFNCLEDVENTIPVSPLHLAAYNGHCEALKTLAETLVNLDVRDHKGRTALFLATERGSTECVEVLTAHGASALVKERKRKWTPLHAAAASGHTDSLHLLIDSGERADITDVMDAHGQTPLMLAIMNGHVDCVHLLLEKGSTADAADRRGRTALHRGAVTGCEDCLAALLDHDAFVLCRDFKGRTPIHLASACGHTAVLRTLLQAALSTDPLDAVVDYSGYSPMHWASYTGHEDCLELLLEHSPFSYLEGNPFTPLHCAVINNQDSTTEMLLGALGAKIVNSRDAKGRTPLHAAAFADNVSGLQMLLRHQAEVDAVDQAGRTALMTAAENGQTAAVEFLLYQAKADLTVLDGNKNTALHLACSKGHEKCALLILAETQDLGLINATNSALQMPLHIAARNGLASVVQALLSRGATVLAVDEEGHTPALACAPNKDVADCLALILSTMKPFPPKDAVSPFSFSLLKNCGIAAAKTVGGCGALPHGASCPYSQERHGAIGLDGCYSE, from the exons ATGGGGATCCTCAGCATCACGGACCAG CCGCCCCTGGTCCAGGCCATCTTTAGCCGGGATGTGGAGGAAGTGCGCTCCCTCCTCTCGCAGAAGGAGAACATCAACGTGCTG GACCAAGAGAGAAGAACCCCTTTGCATGCTGCTGCATATGTAGGAGATGTCCCCATCCTCCAATTGCTACTGCTGTCAG GTGCTAATGTCAATGCTAAGGACACACTGTGGCTGACCCCCCTACATCGTGCTGCTGCCTCTAGGAATGAG AAAGTACTGGGGCTGCTCCTAGCACATTCCGCAGATGTGAATGCCCGGGACAAGCTATGGCAGACACCACTGCATGTGGCTGCTGCCAACCGGGCCACCAAATGTGCTGAAGCCCTGGCCCCGCTGCTGAGCAGCCTTAATGTGGCCGATCGAAGTGGGCGCAGTGCCTTGCACCATGCTGTGCACAGTGGGCATCTGGAG ATGGTGAACCTGCTTCTGAATAAGGGGGCCAGTCTTAATGTCTGTGACAAAAAGGAGCGGCAGCCACTACACTGGGCAGCCTTTTTAG GGCATTTGGAGGTCCTGAAGCTGTTGGTGGCCCGGGGTGCAGATCCTAGTTGCAAGGACCGGAAGGGCTATGGGCTGCTCCACACAGCTGCTGCCAATGGCCAGATTGATGTGGTCAAGCACCTGCTACGGCTAGGGGCTGAG ATCGATGAGCCCAATGCCTATGGGAACACAGCTCTGCATATCGCCTGCTACCTGGGCCAGGATGCTGTGGCCAACGAGCTGGTGAATGCAGGCGCTAATGTCAATCAGCCCAATGACAAGGGATTTACTCCATTACATGTGGCTGCAGTCTCCACTAATGGTGCACTCTGCTTGGAACTATTGGTCAATAACGGGGCAGATGTCAATTTCCAG AGCAAAGAGGGAAAGAGTCCCCTGCATATGGCTGCCATCCATGGGCGTTTCACCCGATCTCAGATCCTTATCCAGAATG GGAGTGAGATTGACTGTGCTGACAAATATGGGAATACACCATTGCACGTGGCTGCCCGCTATGGACATGAGCTGCTGATCAGCACCCTTATGACCAATGGTGCTGATACCGCCCG GCGAGGCATCCATGACATGTTCCCTCTGCACTTAGCTGTTCTCTTTGGATTCTCAGACTGTTGTCGTAAGCTTCTCTCCTCAG GTCAGCTGTACAGCATTGTGTCTTCACTCAGTAATGAACATGTTCTCTCTGCTGGTTTTGACATCAACACACCTGATAACCTTGGCCGAACCTGTCTCcatgctgctgcttctggagg GAATGTTGAATGTCTTAATTTGCTGTTGAGCAGTGGAGCTGACTTGAGAAGGAGAGACAAGTTTGGAAG GACCCCATTGCACTATGCAGCCGCCAACGGCAGTTACCAGTGTGCAGTGACGCTGGTGACTGCTGGAGCAGGCATCAATGAGGCTGACTGTAAAGGCTGCTCCCCTCTGCACTATGCTGCCGCTTCCGACACCTACCGGAG AGCGGAGCCGCATACAGCCGCCAGCCATGACCCCGAAGAGGATGAGCCACTGAAGGCATCCCGGAGGAAGGAGGCCTTCTT CTGTCTGGAGTTTTTACTGGATAACGGTGCAGACCCCTCCCTGCGGGACAGGCAGGGTTACACAGCCGTGCACTATGCAGCTGCCTATGGCAACAGACAGAACCTTGAGCTG CTCCTAGAAATGTCTTTTAACTGCCTGGAAGATGTGGAGAACACCATTCCAGTCAGCCCTTTGCACTTAGCT GCCTATAATGGTCACTGTGAAGCACTGAAGACACTGGCAGAGACGCTGGTGAACCTGGACGTGAGGGACCACAAAGGCCGGACTGCACTGTTCCTGGCCACAGAACGGGGCTCTACCGAGTGTGTGGAGGTGCTCACAGCCCACGGAGCCTCCGCCCTGGTCAAGGAGCGCAAGCGGAAGTGGACACCCCTCCATGCTGCTG ctGCTTCTGGTCACACAGACTCCCTGCACCTGCTGATTGACAGTGGAGAGCGAGCTGATATCACTGATGTCATGGATGCCCACGGACA GACCCCACTAATGTTGGCCATCATGAATGGCCATGTAGATTGTGTGCATCTCCTGCTAGAAAAAGGATCAACAGCGGATGCAGCTGATCGTCGGGGTCGAACTGCCTTGCACCGTGGG GCGGTGACTGGCTGTGAGGACTGCCTGGCTGCCCTTCTGGACCATGACGCCTTTGTACTATGCCGAGATTTTAAGGGCAGGACACCTATCCATCTGGCCTCAGCCTGTGGCCACACAGCTGTCTTGAGGACCTTGTTACAGGCTGCCCTCTCCACAGATCCCTTGGATGCAGTAGTGGACTACAGTGGCTACTCTCCCATGCACTGGGCCTCCTACACTG GACATGAAGATTGTCTGGAGTTGTTACTTGAACACAGCCCGTTCTCATACCTTGAAGGAAACCCCTTCACTCCTTTGCACTGTGCAGT aaTTAACAACCAGGACAGCACCACAGAGATGCTTCTGGGAGCACTGGGTGCCAAGATTGTGAATAGCCGAGATGCCAAAGGACG GACCCCCCTTCATGCTGCTGCCTTCGCAGACAATGTCTCTGGGCTCCAGATGCTGCTGAGGCACCAAGCTGAGGTGGATGCCGTTGATCAGGCTGGCAGAACGGCTCTCATGACAGCAGCTGAGAATGGGCAAACTGCTGCTGTCG AGTTTCTGTTATATCAAGCAAAAGCGGACCTTACTGTGCTGGATGGGAATAAGAACACTGCCCTGCACTTGGCATGCAGCAAG GGCCACGAGAAATGTGCCCTGTTAATCCTGGCGGAAACTCAAGACCTTGGCCTTATCAATGCCACCAACAGTGCGCTGCAGAT gccaCTCCACATCGCTGCCCGGAATGGCCTGGCTTCTGTGGTGCAGGCGCTCCTCAGTCGTGGGGCCACAGTGCTGGCTGTAGATGAAGAAG GTCACACTCCAGCCCTGGCCTGTGCGCCCAACAAAGATGTGGCGGACTGTCTGGCCTTGATCCTCTccaccatgaagcctttcccacccAAGGACGCCGTCAGCCCCTTCAGCTTCAGCCTGCTCAAGAACTGTGGCATCGCCGCTGCCAAGACAGTGGGTGGCTGTGGTGCCCTGCCCCACGGGGCCTCCTGCCCCTACAGCCAGGAGCGGCACGGCGCAATCGGCTTAGACGGCTGCTACTCAGAGTAG